A region from the Bacteroidota bacterium genome encodes:
- a CDS encoding endonuclease/exonuclease/phosphatase family protein: MKWWHKLILIFTILNLILLIGAYMAMYISPESFWPVAFIGLGYIPVLLVYLFFMVIWFFIRKKVFYVLLVFLLLGFNAHRSYLAIGSIKKTDTEGKKTYTILQYNVQGFDAYNKDGKYLNREEIISNIAEAKADIICLEEFNTYHNHPTEKSNLDMVVAATGLKHQYYYKAYENSKSTRSFGLIILSRFPVINSGHLEYLSLSRLNSTIYADLLIENDTIRVFCSHLQSTQLSHYDLDFIEASNDAQTDFDADRITNKLKMSYALRAQEADSVSIYLKKSPHPIISCGDFNDTPVSYTYRKMSEDLQDAFLQKGFGIGATYAPFPFIRIDYQLFDEDKFEIVDFRRIKERSSDHYPCVTTFVVNE, from the coding sequence ATGAAGTGGTGGCATAAATTAATATTGATATTTACTATCCTCAATTTAATTCTACTGATAGGAGCCTATATGGCAATGTATATCAGTCCGGAAAGTTTTTGGCCGGTAGCTTTTATCGGATTAGGATATATTCCCGTTTTGCTAGTATACCTTTTTTTTATGGTGATCTGGTTTTTTATCCGTAAAAAAGTATTTTATGTTTTGCTGGTATTTTTATTATTAGGGTTTAATGCGCATAGGAGTTATTTGGCAATTGGCTCAATCAAAAAAACAGATACAGAAGGGAAAAAAACATATACCATTTTACAATACAATGTTCAGGGATTTGATGCATACAATAAAGATGGCAAATACCTTAACCGAGAAGAAATAATTTCCAATATTGCAGAAGCAAAAGCAGATATTATTTGTTTGGAAGAATTTAATACCTACCATAATCATCCAACGGAAAAAAGCAATCTTGATATGGTTGTAGCAGCAACCGGATTAAAACATCAGTATTACTATAAAGCATACGAAAATTCCAAATCGACAAGAAGTTTTGGGTTGATCATACTTTCGAGATTTCCGGTAATTAATTCCGGACACCTCGAATATCTATCATTAAGCAGATTAAATTCAACTATTTATGCCGATCTATTAATAGAAAATGATACGATTCGTGTTTTTTGTTCTCATTTACAGTCAACACAATTAAGCCATTACGATCTCGATTTTATTGAAGCGAGCAACGACGCACAAACCGATTTTGACGCCGACAGGATAACAAATAAATTAAAAATGAGTTATGCATTACGCGCGCAGGAAGCTGACAGCGTATCTATTTATTTAAAAAAATCACCACACCCAATTATATCCTGCGGTGATTTTAATGATACTCCTGTATCATATACCTATCGCAAAATGAGTGAGGATTTACAGGATGCCTTTTTGCAAAAAGGATTTGGCATCGGTGCAACCTATGCCCCGTTTCCCTTTATCCGGATCGACTATCAATTGTTTGATGAAGATAAATTTGAAATTGTTGATTTTAGACGAATAAAAGAAAGATCGAGTGATCATTATCCTTGTGTAACTACGTTTGTGGTGAATGAGTAA
- a CDS encoding rhomboid family intramembrane serine protease, with translation MFTRFNYLPPVIKNLLILNGLIFLATLVFPDLLGKLAMYFPTSPDFQPYQIVTHMFTHANLGHIFFNMFALWMFGSVLENVWGPKRFLTFFLITGFGAALLHMGVNGYQLYNAVGTLNPDVSIGSDMISGNYSQAQLAKIASCFAPTVGASGAVYGILIAYGMLFPNTLLYVYLLFPIKAKYLVIILIAVEVYFGFVNSPTDNVAHFAHLGGALFGFILIKYWGRNKRRFY, from the coding sequence ATGTTTACGCGTTTTAATTATTTACCTCCAGTAATAAAAAATTTATTGATCCTGAATGGATTGATATTTTTAGCTACTCTTGTATTTCCGGATCTGCTTGGAAAACTTGCTATGTATTTTCCCACTTCACCGGATTTTCAGCCTTATCAGATCGTGACACATATGTTCACACACGCCAATTTAGGGCATATTTTCTTTAATATGTTTGCATTGTGGATGTTCGGATCTGTATTAGAAAATGTTTGGGGCCCCAAAAGGTTTTTAACCTTCTTTTTAATTACAGGATTTGGAGCAGCATTATTACATATGGGTGTAAATGGATATCAACTTTATAATGCAGTAGGTACATTAAATCCGGATGTTAGTATAGGTAGCGATATGATATCCGGAAATTATTCGCAAGCCCAACTTGCAAAAATAGCGTCGTGTTTTGCCCCAACGGTCGGGGCTTCCGGAGCTGTGTATGGCATCCTCATAGCTTACGGTATGTTATTTCCAAATACACTGCTTTATGTTTATTTGTTATTTCCGATAAAAGCAAAATACCTCGTTATTATTTTAATTGCGGTGGAGGTTTATTTTGGTTTCGTAAATAGTCCTACTGATAACGTAGCACACTTTGCGCATCTTGGCGGGGCATTATTTGGATTTATATTGATAAAATATTGGGGGAGAAATAAACGACGTTTTTATTAA
- a CDS encoding rhomboid family intramembrane serine protease — protein sequence MNIRDDIKHQFMHGNAIMKILLVNVLIFAAQSVVFLIAYFGGFKEEYVLFLSKWFWVSTDLNVLITRPWTIFTAMLMHDPEDIFHILSNMLYLFFFGRIFVDFISQKNSWPLFLTGGLVGTFVSIATYNLAPSVRDLVGIPMVGASAGVMAIVLAAATLVPNYSVNIIFIGPVKLKYIALLVVVIDLLSIPSEYNLGGHIAHLGGALTGYLFIRSYQSGRPWFEWWPKFENFIVRLFEKKKPKVVYVNRNPAPKKTSMGRDEKDIEEQVKTDAILDKIKAGGYDSLSKAEKDFLFKVSNKK from the coding sequence ATGAATATCCGCGACGACATTAAACATCAATTCATGCATGGAAACGCAATAATGAAAATATTGCTGGTGAATGTATTGATATTTGCAGCACAATCCGTTGTTTTTCTGATTGCCTATTTTGGAGGATTTAAGGAGGAATACGTTTTATTTTTAAGTAAATGGTTTTGGGTAAGTACCGATCTCAATGTTTTGATCACAAGACCCTGGACAATTTTTACTGCAATGTTAATGCATGACCCTGAAGATATATTTCATATACTCAGCAACATGTTATATCTCTTCTTTTTCGGAAGAATATTTGTTGATTTTATTTCACAGAAAAATTCCTGGCCATTATTTTTAACCGGTGGTCTTGTTGGGACATTCGTGTCGATAGCAACATATAATCTTGCACCCTCGGTAAGGGATCTTGTTGGTATTCCAATGGTTGGAGCTTCCGCAGGCGTTATGGCAATAGTTTTGGCTGCTGCCACACTGGTGCCAAATTACAGTGTGAATATTATTTTTATCGGTCCTGTAAAATTGAAATACATAGCTTTATTGGTTGTGGTAATCGATCTGTTAAGCATTCCTTCTGAATATAATTTAGGTGGACATATAGCCCATCTGGGAGGAGCACTTACGGGATATTTATTTATAAGGTCTTATCAAAGCGGTCGACCCTGGTTTGAATGGTGGCCGAAGTTTGAAAATTTTATTGTGCGTTTATTTGAAAAAAAGAAACCTAAAGTTGTATATGTAAATCGAAATCCTGCTCCTAAAAAAACTTCTATGGGCAGAGATGAAAAAGACATTGAAGAGCAGGTTAAAACAGATGCCATTCTGGATAAAATTAAAGCAGGTGGATATGATAGTTTGAGTAAAGCGGAAAAAGATTTTTTATTTAAAGTAAGCAATAAGAAATGA
- a CDS encoding class I SAM-dependent methyltransferase, which produces MDNSFDPVADLYDETFSNTRIGKAQRDIVWKYLRKKNLINKNILELNCGTGVDAIHLAQNNRVTATDASEAMLRITKAKIDQNDLQSNCKTILWNLNDQFPGDKEEKYDLIFSNFGGLNCISPEALKNLSLELRDLLKPGGEMIFVVMGRFCLMESLYFLFKGKWKSVFRRRSKKSIIAALNKGAEVEIWYYSSNKIIQLFNQFFVPKGKYPVGIFIPPSYFESFIKKHPTIYDSFVIADKLLRGIGFLSCLSDHYIVELKNKAE; this is translated from the coding sequence ATGGATAATTCATTTGATCCTGTTGCTGATTTGTATGACGAAACTTTTTCGAATACACGGATCGGAAAAGCACAGCGCGATATTGTTTGGAAATATCTTCGCAAAAAAAATCTAATAAATAAAAACATTCTGGAACTCAATTGCGGCACTGGTGTGGATGCCATTCATCTTGCTCAAAATAATCGGGTTACTGCCACAGATGCATCCGAGGCCATGTTGAGAATCACGAAAGCAAAAATTGATCAAAACGACCTTCAATCAAATTGTAAAACCATTTTATGGAATTTAAATGATCAATTCCCAGGGGATAAGGAAGAAAAATACGATCTCATTTTTTCCAATTTCGGTGGATTAAATTGTATATCGCCGGAAGCATTAAAAAATTTATCTTTGGAATTACGTGATCTGTTAAAACCTGGCGGGGAGATGATATTTGTTGTGATGGGAAGATTTTGTTTAATGGAATCCTTGTATTTTCTTTTTAAGGGAAAATGGAAAAGTGTATTTAGGAGGAGATCAAAAAAATCAATTATTGCGGCACTTAATAAAGGTGCGGAGGTAGAGATATGGTATTATTCATCAAATAAAATAATACAACTATTTAATCAATTTTTTGTTCCAAAAGGAAAGTATCCGGTAGGAATATTTATTCCCCCCTCCTATTTTGAATCATTTATTAAAAAACATCCAACTATATATGATAGTTTTGTAATAGCAGATAAATTACTGCGAGGAATTGGTTTTTTGTCCTGCCTGAGTGATCATTATATTGTAGAATTAAAGAATAAGGCCGAATAA
- a CDS encoding C1 family peptidase, with product MRYIHINPIKSEEDKKRTSKLPRLKKEILKTMIDDEVETKVITPSKKDATLKHSIKIHDFMYNAILKDIVDSKTQIATQLHKYEGFNTDAIVVKDENGINLYNNKASLVNDLFHIKHIREDKLQAIKLYEFLEHYIIINKEHLQNKFKVLSQADLIQMSANEILDQTAKLASQLLGILDLVIPELSPVLNFGSEIGEGEKTDQTDSSKCKDAQPNPKGLITNFSWSLKPHITSIKNQNNRGTCTAFGTVAAMETFISRKFNLKTNLSEQDLYKNQKFDWNPNPWDDYYGDGYFPPISMLFQIVNGYVFPFENAWNYNPSLSRIKDDVQRKYTHSCDNYNGLACSNTNHQAHKHCYTITTTEFKEVVNEVCEFIEGIPFLGIFGGWVCDFVTDIIEIVDEIEVCIYETNVPGTSRFKLTDFQLIWDPIWNSEVSVAKFFLSQNQPLIYCFTVVDSWRTGNHSNSDGKGFIVFNDDEKASKDAGGHCVEIVGFVDNKNIPAKLKIAPGAGGGYFIIKNSHGKCFGDIGFAYAPYDWVEKWGTSMVALKNVVRI from the coding sequence ATGCGTTACATCCATATTAACCCGATTAAATCGGAAGAGGATAAAAAAAGAACCTCTAAACTTCCACGTCTTAAAAAGGAGATTTTAAAAACTATGATCGATGATGAAGTGGAAACCAAAGTGATAACACCTTCCAAAAAGGATGCTACGCTTAAACATTCTATTAAAATTCATGATTTTATGTATAATGCAATCCTAAAAGATATTGTAGACAGTAAAACCCAGATTGCGACACAACTGCATAAATATGAAGGATTTAATACGGATGCAATTGTAGTGAAGGACGAAAATGGTATTAATTTGTACAACAATAAAGCATCTCTGGTTAATGACCTATTTCATATCAAACATATTCGTGAAGATAAATTGCAGGCAATAAAGTTGTATGAATTCCTTGAACACTATATAATAATAAATAAAGAACATCTGCAAAATAAGTTTAAGGTGCTATCGCAAGCTGATCTTATCCAGATGTCAGCCAACGAAATTCTCGATCAAACTGCTAAACTTGCATCACAATTATTGGGTATACTTGATCTTGTAATCCCTGAATTGAGCCCAGTACTAAATTTTGGATCAGAGATTGGAGAAGGCGAAAAAACTGATCAGACTGACAGTTCAAAATGTAAAGACGCTCAACCAAATCCAAAAGGATTGATAACCAATTTCAGCTGGTCGTTGAAACCTCATATCACCTCAATTAAAAATCAAAATAATAGAGGTACTTGCACCGCATTTGGTACCGTTGCTGCTATGGAAACATTTATTTCACGTAAGTTTAATTTAAAAACAAATCTGAGCGAGCAGGATCTGTATAAAAATCAAAAATTTGATTGGAATCCGAATCCATGGGATGATTATTATGGAGATGGATATTTCCCACCAATCAGCATGTTATTTCAAATTGTAAATGGGTATGTATTTCCCTTCGAAAATGCATGGAATTATAATCCTTCACTATCGAGAATTAAGGATGATGTTCAAAGAAAATATACCCATTCCTGCGATAATTATAATGGATTGGCTTGTTCAAATACCAATCACCAGGCACATAAACACTGTTACACGATAACCACAACCGAATTTAAAGAGGTGGTGAACGAAGTATGCGAATTTATTGAGGGAATTCCATTTTTAGGAATATTTGGTGGTTGGGTTTGCGATTTCGTTACAGATATTATTGAAATTGTTGATGAAATAGAAGTGTGTATTTATGAAACGAATGTTCCCGGAACTTCTAGATTTAAACTTACAGATTTTCAATTAATTTGGGACCCAATCTGGAATTCAGAAGTATCTGTAGCTAAATTTTTTCTTAGCCAAAACCAACCTCTGATTTATTGTTTTACGGTTGTTGATAGCTGGAGAACGGGTAATCATAGCAATTCTGATGGGAAGGGATTTATTGTTTTCAACGACGACGAAAAAGCTTCCAAAGATGCAGGGGGCCACTGCGTAGAAATAGTTGGATTTGTAGATAATAAAAATATTCCTGCAAAGCTTAAAATAGCGCCTGGTGCAGGAGGTGGATATTTTATAATAAAAAATTCGCATGGTAAATGTTTTGGAGATATAGGATTCGCCTATGCTCCATATGATTGGGTAGAAAAGTGGGGAACATCAATGGTAGCATTAAAAAATGTCGTAAGGATATAA
- a CDS encoding cysteine--tRNA ligase gives MEKVLYHQNTLLVYNTLSRQKEIFEPLNPPFVGMYACGPTVYSEPHLGNCRSFVSYDLMFRYLLHLGYKVRYLRNITDAGHVESTSGETGDRIGKQAKLEQVEPMEIVQKYSVKFHQIMETLNCLPPSIEPTATGHIIEQIEMTKKIMEKGYAYETAEAIYFDVDKYAQNHNYTILSGRNLDDQLENTRELGGQQSKKGRLDFALMIKAKPEHIMRWPSPWGDVYPGWHIECSAMSEKYLGKQFDIHCGGMDLIPTHHTNEIAQCVACNDTDPVKYWLHPNMLTVNGQKMSKSLGNAFLPIELFEGTHPLLDQGYSPMTVRYSMLQAHYRSTLDFSNEALKAAEKGLKRMMNAVHLLNEISVSDTLNNNEETNVNKILVGTYTAMNNDFNSPQAIAELNEAATLINTWNDLQNKKANIKPETLERLKDLLHNFLFDIFGLQEEKENNNGALNGVMDLVIDIRKDARGKKDFATSDKIRDGLKAAGIQLKDGKEGTSWDVE, from the coding sequence ATGGAAAAGGTGTTATACCATCAGAATACTTTATTGGTTTACAATACATTATCGAGGCAGAAAGAGATTTTTGAACCGCTAAATCCGCCGTTTGTGGGTATGTATGCCTGCGGACCTACAGTTTATAGTGAACCACACCTTGGAAATTGCAGGAGTTTTGTTTCTTACGATCTTATGTTCCGGTATTTGTTGCATTTGGGATATAAGGTGAGGTATTTAAGAAATATAACTGATGCAGGGCACGTGGAAAGCACAAGTGGGGAAACCGGAGATAGAATAGGAAAACAAGCAAAGCTTGAACAAGTGGAACCGATGGAAATTGTGCAGAAATATTCTGTAAAATTTCATCAGATAATGGAAACATTAAATTGTTTACCTCCGAGTATAGAACCAACTGCAACCGGGCATATAATTGAGCAGATAGAAATGACAAAAAAAATAATGGAGAAGGGATATGCATATGAAACTGCCGAAGCCATTTATTTTGATGTAGATAAATATGCACAAAATCATAATTATACAATTTTAAGCGGAAGAAATTTAGATGACCAACTGGAAAATACGAGAGAACTTGGTGGTCAGCAATCGAAAAAAGGAAGATTGGATTTTGCATTGATGATAAAAGCAAAACCGGAACATATCATGCGTTGGCCATCGCCTTGGGGAGATGTTTATCCGGGTTGGCATATTGAATGTTCAGCAATGAGCGAAAAATATTTGGGGAAACAATTTGATATTCACTGCGGTGGAATGGATCTCATCCCTACACATCATACAAACGAGATTGCACAATGTGTTGCGTGCAACGATACTGATCCGGTGAAATATTGGTTACATCCGAATATGTTAACCGTGAACGGACAAAAAATGAGCAAAAGTTTAGGCAATGCATTTTTACCAATTGAATTATTTGAAGGGACTCACCCCTTGCTGGATCAGGGTTACAGCCCTATGACAGTGCGATATTCCATGTTGCAGGCACATTATAGAAGCACATTGGATTTTAGTAATGAGGCATTAAAGGCAGCTGAAAAAGGATTAAAACGCATGATGAATGCTGTGCACTTATTAAATGAAATAAGTGTTTCTGATACATTAAATAATAATGAGGAAACCAATGTAAATAAAATATTGGTGGGTACTTATACTGCAATGAATAATGATTTTAATTCACCCCAAGCAATTGCCGAATTAAATGAAGCTGCCACTTTAATAAATACCTGGAACGATCTTCAAAATAAAAAAGCAAATATCAAACCTGAAACTTTAGAACGATTAAAAGATCTGTTGCACAATTTTCTTTTTGATATTTTCGGATTACAGGAAGAAAAAGAAAATAATAATGGAGCGCTTAATGGTGTAATGGATCTAGTTATTGATATCAGAAAAGATGCACGAGGCAAAAAGGATTTTGCAACTTCCGATAAAATTCGCGACGGATTAAAAGCCGCGGGAATACAATTGAAAGACGGCAAGGAAGGTACAAGTTGGGATGTGGAGTAA
- a CDS encoding T9SS type A sorting domain-containing protein: MKKRIILIIFLFGFRFLHAQYVLLPDALLNPLVLAFPTSVTNPGSVVFHPTEDLYYTSRCGNISYPLITFSATGVVLNNTNTAVDTRGMWWNPNTNQLERNAFNIIGWSTIDLDVNHFATNLFTTLFTGMHQPDAQSVGSYDPVNNQVLFYSAGTLKRYNRNTALEVSSTPLTGVALTNVNTNSIIYTGVAGYEIGLLDYVAKKVLLFNGSTGVFTGSSQLPATAVTSSTFRFSYANDLVWLYNFSDSKWYSYIIWDITLPVHSLQLSGFQDENVNMLNWEIVADEEIHHFDIEQINNDESISVIGTVDGDNSTDNYYFVHTTPQEGCNYYRVTSTDIYGKQFSSDLICVEFYNKATDYTLYPNPGINNLYISTSGIALKYTILNNAGQILRTGNIDENGALPIAFLTNGVYLIDIEGKVSVFVKQ, translated from the coding sequence ATGAAAAAGCGCATTATCCTGATTATTTTCCTATTTGGTTTTAGATTTTTGCATGCACAATATGTTTTACTTCCAGATGCATTATTAAATCCATTAGTGCTTGCATTTCCAACCTCTGTTACGAACCCGGGCTCCGTTGTGTTCCATCCAACGGAAGATCTTTATTATACTTCTCGTTGTGGTAATATTTCCTATCCATTGATCACCTTTTCTGCAACAGGCGTTGTGCTTAATAATACTAACACGGCGGTCGACACAAGGGGAATGTGGTGGAACCCAAATACTAATCAACTTGAAAGAAATGCTTTTAATATAATAGGATGGTCTACGATAGATCTTGATGTTAATCATTTTGCAACTAATTTGTTTACAACGTTATTTACAGGAATGCACCAGCCTGATGCTCAATCAGTGGGTAGTTACGATCCGGTAAATAATCAGGTTTTATTTTATTCCGCAGGAACCTTAAAAAGATACAACAGAAATACTGCACTGGAAGTAAGTTCAACTCCACTTACCGGTGTTGCACTTACTAATGTAAATACGAATTCCATTATTTATACCGGAGTTGCAGGTTATGAGATTGGTTTATTGGATTATGTTGCAAAAAAAGTGCTGTTATTTAATGGGTCTACAGGTGTATTTACTGGAAGTTCACAATTACCTGCAACTGCCGTTACTTCATCCACATTTCGTTTTAGTTATGCAAATGATCTTGTCTGGTTGTATAATTTCTCCGATTCAAAGTGGTATAGTTATATAATTTGGGATATAACATTGCCGGTGCACTCATTGCAATTATCAGGATTTCAGGATGAAAATGTAAACATGTTGAATTGGGAAATAGTTGCCGATGAAGAAATACATCACTTCGATATTGAACAAATTAATAATGACGAAAGTATTTCTGTTATCGGAACCGTGGATGGTGATAATTCAACAGATAATTATTATTTTGTTCATACAACTCCGCAAGAGGGATGTAATTATTATCGTGTTACTTCCACCGATATTTATGGTAAACAATTCAGTTCTGATTTGATATGTGTGGAATTTTATAATAAAGCAACAGACTATACTTTATATCCTAATCCTGGTATTAACAACTTATATATAAGCACCTCAGGAATTGCATTAAAATACACCATTTTGAATAATGCAGGTCAGATATTAAGAACTGGAAATATCGACGAAAATGGTGCATTACCGATTGCTTTTCTCACAAATGGTGTATATCTAATTGATATTGAAGGCAAAGTGAGTGTGTTTGTTAAACAATGA